The proteins below are encoded in one region of Brassica napus cultivar Da-Ae chromosome A6, Da-Ae, whole genome shotgun sequence:
- the LOC106433723 gene encoding 24-methylenesterol C-methyltransferase 2, protein MDSVALFFTGALVAGGIYWFLCVLGPAERKGKRALDLSGGSISAEKVQDKYKQYWSFFRRPKEIETAEKVPDFVDTFYNLVTDIYEWGWGQSFHFSPSIRGKSHRDATRLHEEMAVDLIQVKPGQKILDVGCGVGGPMRAIASHSRANVVGITINEYQVKRARDHNRKAGLDALCEVVCGNFLQMPFDDNTFDGAYSIEATCHAPNLEEVYAEIYRVLKPGSLYVSYEWVTTDKFNAQDEEHVEVIQGIERGDALPGLRAYSDIAQAAKKVGFQIVKEKDLAAPPAQPWWTRLKMGRLAYWRNHVVVQILSAVGVAPKGTVDVHEMLFKTADFLSRGGETEIFSPMHMILCRKPMS, encoded by the coding sequence ATGGACAGTGTCGCACTCTTCTTCACTGGAGCTCTCGTAGCCGGCGGAATCTACTGGTTCCTGTGCGTCCTGGGACCAGCGGAGCGTAAAGGCAAACGAGCGTTGGATCTATCGGGCGGGTCCATCTCGGCGGAGAAAGTTCAAGACAAGTACAAACAGTACTGGTCGTTCTTCCGCCGTCCGAAAGAGATCGAAACCGCCGAGAAAGTCCCGGACTTCGTGGACACGTTCTACAACCTCGTCACCGACATCTACGAGTGGGGATGGGGACAGTCCTTCCACTTCTCTCCTTCCATCCGAGGCAAATCCCACCGTGACGCCACGCGCCTCCACGAAGAGATGGCCGTAGATCTGATCCAAGTGAAACCGGGTCAAAAGATCCTCGATGTCGGATGCGGCGTGGGAGGTCCGATGCGCGCGATTGCATCCCACTCGCGAGCCAACGTGGTGGGGATCACGATCAACGAGTACCAGGTGAAGAGAGCGCGTGACCACAACAGGAAAGCAGGACTCGACGCGCTCTGCGAGGTCGTGTGTGGTAACTTCCTCCAGATGCCCTTCGATGATAATACCTTCGACGGCGCGTACTCTATCGAAGCGACGTGTCACGCGCCGAACCTGGAAGAAGTCTACGCCGAGATCTACAGGGTGTTGAAACCCGGATCTTTGTATGTATCGTACGAGTGGGTCACCACTGATAAGTTCAACGCCCAGGATGAGGAACACGTGGAGGTCATCCAAGGGATCGAGAGGGGTGACGCGCTTCCTGGCCTTAGGGCTTACTCCGATATAGCCCAGGCCGCCAAGAAAGTTGGGTTCCAAATTGTCAAGGAGAAGGATCTTGCCGCTCCACCGGCTCAGCCGTGGTGGACTAGGCTTAAGATGGGTCGCCTCGCTTATTGGAGGAACCACGTTGTCGTTCAGATCTTGTCTGCCGTTGGAGTTGCGCCTAAGGGAACCGTCGATGTTCATGAGATGTTGTTTAAGACTGCTGATTTCTTGTCCAGAGGAGGCGAAACTGAAATTTTCTCTCCCATGCATATGATTCTCTGCCGGAAACCTATGTCTTAA